In the Candidatus Syntrophosphaera sp. genome, one interval contains:
- a CDS encoding T9SS type A sorting domain-containing protein — protein MDRLTLDLIAPDQASAVSARKLDPYFIDIYKRHFINFDPRYQDMAEYGSMAVICPPQFTQIIQPSGFFTEPHLLIYPNPAPERTIFAYAVPQEGLTQLSVYNLRGQKIKTLVREIQDKGYYRVSWDLDLESGGQAASGIYFCRLITTSGQSKTIRFTVLR, from the coding sequence ATGGACCGTCTCACCCTCGACCTGATCGCCCCGGATCAAGCCAGCGCGGTTTCCGCAAGAAAGCTCGATCCCTACTTTATCGACATATACAAACGGCATTTCATCAATTTCGACCCTCGCTACCAGGATATGGCGGAATACGGTTCAATGGCGGTGATCTGTCCTCCCCAATTCACCCAGATCATCCAGCCCTCCGGCTTTTTTACCGAACCTCATCTGCTCATCTACCCCAATCCCGCACCGGAGCGTACAATTTTTGCCTATGCCGTTCCCCAGGAAGGACTTACCCAATTGAGCGTCTACAATCTCCGCGGGCAGAAGATCAAAACCCTGGTGCGGGAAATTCAGGATAAAGGTTACTATCGCGTAAGCTGGGATCTCGATCTGGAATCCGGAGGCCAAGCCGCCAGCGGGATCTATTTCTGCAGGCTAATAACCACGTCAGGACAAAGCAAAACCATCAGATTCACGGTGCTCAGATAG